A region of the Micromonospora sediminicola genome:
TGCCGGTGCGGCCCGCACCGTCCCGGGCGTCCGCCACGACCTCCAGCCCGGGCGTCGCCGCGGCGGCCTCGAAGAGCGCGGCCCGGGAACGCGGTCGCAGGTAGCGGCCCCCGGCCAGGTCGAGCACGTCCTTGGCGGCGGCGTTGACGTCACCGGGCTCACCGCTGCGGTGCTTCTCCAGGTAGGCCCGCATGGCCACCGGGTCGGTCGGCATCGCCGGATCGTAGGCGGGCGCCGGGACGCACCGCTCGGTGCCTGGCAGGGGCCGGCCGCCCTTGTACATCTGCACGCGGCCGTCGCGGCACCCCGGGAGCACGTACTGCTCGCGGCCGGTCCCCCGGTACTCGACGGCCAACCCGTCCCGGGTCCCGTCCACCGACACCCAGCTCTCCCACAGGGCCGGGCCGTCCTGCTTGCGCAGGTAGACGAACTGGTCCGGGCGGGGTTCCACATCGGGCACCCGCAGCGCGGCGGCGGCCGCGTTGCGCAGGACCTGCCCGGCCTCGGCCCGGGCGGGCGGGGTGTCGCCGCCGACCCCCTCGGGGGCCAGCACCAGCACCGCCGCCAGGGAGGCCGCGACGCCCGCCGTCGCCACGCCGGTGAGGACCAGCCGCCAGGCCGGCCGCTTCCGGCGAGCCGGCGCGGGCACGGCCTCCGTCGCGGTCATCGCGCCCACCAGCCGGGTACGCGCGGCGCCGAGCCGGTCCGCGCCGGGCAGCCCGGTCTCCTCGCCGAGCCGCTGGAGCAGTCGCATCTCATCCATTGCTCAGTACCTCCTCGATGGTGTCGGCCGGATCGCCGCCGAGCCGGTCGCGGAGCAGCCGGCGGGCCCGGTGGAGTCGGGACCGCACGGTCCCGACCGGAATCGCCAGCGCGGTGGCGACCTCCTCGTACGTCAGGTCCTCCCAGGCGACGAGCAGCAGCACGTCGCGGTCCCCGTCGGCGAGCGCGGCCAGCGCGTCGAGGAGCCGGCGGCGCAACGACCGCGCGCTCACCTCGACGGCGATCCGGTCGGCCGGTGACGCATCGGCCGACGCCGGCGGGTACACCTGCCACAGCCGGTACTCGCGCTCCTCGGT
Encoded here:
- a CDS encoding CU044_5270 family protein, whose protein sequence is MDEMRLLQRLGEETGLPGADRLGAARTRLVGAMTATEAVPAPARRKRPAWRLVLTGVATAGVAASLAAVLVLAPEGVGGDTPPARAEAGQVLRNAAAAALRVPDVEPRPDQFVYLRKQDGPALWESWVSVDGTRDGLAVEYRGTGREQYVLPGCRDGRVQMYKGGRPLPGTERCVPAPAYDPAMPTDPVAMRAYLEKHRSGEPGDVNAAAKDVLDLAGGRYLRPRSRAALFEAAAATPGLEVVADARDGAGRTGIGVRWPSTGRVPASMVLVFDPRTYAFLGVGGDAGTSATLAVAVVDRVGQKG
- a CDS encoding RNA polymerase sigma factor, whose protein sequence is MRRPRRSTEVDVGAMTDAAVIARSVREPESFGAIFDRHAPHIHRYLARRLGATAADDLVGETFLAAFRRRDRYDTDCPNARPWLYGIATNLVAQQRRTEEREYRLWQVYPPASADASPADRIAVEVSARSLRRRLLDALAALADGDRDVLLLVAWEDLTYEEVATALAIPVGTVRSRLHRARRLLRDRLGGDPADTIEEVLSNG